The following proteins are encoded in a genomic region of Drosophila bipectinata strain 14024-0381.07 chromosome XL, DbipHiC1v2, whole genome shotgun sequence:
- the dtn gene encoding transmembrane protein 132E isoform X2 — MMRFCLIIATLVSIAYSVEVHFEAPDSGFFLKHARQPPVTPEIANVQSTSSAVPPLRQRSSYDSVLSLDRFTVVETTQPVSIRASYGPFSTKQTVPARYIVPDTMDNQAGDYMTNSTATLLELQQPNMHLDISAHLVRTSVSQDAPVLRVLFHAGADPGGHLQRQKVCVLLHVAMGSEQPLKGRCMPEGEDGVCVAEVVVPLGWWPSLPPPNQDGTGPTPPKVPQRYAQVSYSVFEPPLRNPEQCEPKVQIQPLTTFAQVPLLPARTPYRMLRADDAVTFLLPQHPLYPLSRLHVPVFLHQYPDQRVAAFTVRARVKAGLRILGATASTDQWSVSVEKENPKHTTARVTAFRKEQESSLESSMSGGNFTGEVLEIFSWLLEVAEDPNDIVDGGKIVWSVTHVFDTPKDKDSSELVAPDDTKKRLIAKLEINKDDIQAVLPMAKIWEVMNTAVLTGRQVAQAMKVFIVSQAGKVADVTLQSSCHAEDESVIKVSSSCSSVYVDGSEQRGSSNASVIVKYGTYVGVAKFIVWMPEFPLEVYISDFRLSQIKGWKVTDDNHYLHNKQSRRRKKRSYVWGQHGTNYYSNLGADKTVCRARYQQSPVEVYAKFLAVDQNSGRTSYFISRRTGLRVTDLVQPLLRVADPKIASLKGRILQGKSMGRTDVQVLSPITGRVIGTKEIRVGSDKVNLSKLIVRVISGLQLTISPDNTIENGYLAETSVTHKLTAQYQEGLLDIDLEFTDGSKTPLRDIAVEDYFLLVESLDTEVVAFAPMLASHHPRVIAVGEGNGNLLRVTLLLSEECRQRRSTLSSTKQNKSNAAPLASALASIEVDFNNVDIVSKQEAIQNDGTANREQKKYRQSGDLADIIVGIPLRDSSQQYEPTVQARQHRGSIQAVHKNHHGVKGGAGTGTMSSMELGMYVLLTAFCFAIIVFVISCVVYASKFRPAMIESGLDPLSVGKGNGGAGGGSGGFRDVRLKESTTNAHDWVWLGRSTIDRQSMVAESNTHLNARDSRMRITSNPIVNYDNGRRVSSFDQQPKLQTHIVPASNLNKQHADHYMSNERKDNALDYKPPVPPHRNVGARACLPIQPVHGSGSVKDMPNKRHSQLYKRDHLPGNDTNANQPSHQIVQSNGHPQQHQRSHSHSHNFSQEPIIKAAHNKIKQQQQQQQQHQQQQHEELHNAEKLVEYTNPHQKNAFQFDSLTPKRVTKGAASSPATPPTAIVQGKIKEP, encoded by the exons ATGATGAGGTTCTGCCTGATAATTGCGACACTAGTGTCGATTGCAT ACTCTGTGGAGGTACACTTCGAGGCACCCGACAGCGGCTTCTTCCTCAAGCACGCCCGCCAACCACCTGTGACGCCGGAGATCGCCAATGTGCAGTCCACATCCTCGGCAGTGCCGCCACTACGGCAACGATCCTCCTACGACTCCGTTTTGTCCCTGGACCGCTTCACCGTGGTGGAGACCACGCAACCGGTGTCCATACGCGCCAGCTATGGCCCCTTCTCCACCAAGCAGACAGTGCCAGCCCGCTACATTGTGCCGGACACGATGGATAACCAGGCGGGCGACTACATGACC AACTCGACGGCCACTCTGCTGGAGCTGCAACAGCCCAACATGCATCTGGATATCTCCGCTCATCTGGTGCGCACCAGTGTCTCGCAGGATGCGCCCGTTCTCCGGGTGCTCTTCCATGCTGGCGCCGATCCTGGCGGTCACCTGCAGCGACAAAAGGTTTGCGTTCTCCTGCACGTAGCCATGGGCTCGGAACAGCCGCTGAAGGGACGTTGTATGCCCGAGGGCGAGGACGGAGTGTGCGTGGCCGAAGTTGTGGTGCCCCTTGGCTGGTGGCCATCGCTGCCGCCTCCCAATCAGGACGGTACAGGTCCGACGCCGCCCAAGGTGCCGCAGCGCTATGCCCAGGTGTCGTATAGCGTTTTCGAGCCACCACTAAGGAATCCCGAGCAGTGCGAGCCCAAAGTCCAGATCCAGCCACTGACCACGTTCGCCCAGGTGCCCTTGCTCCCAGCCCGCACTCCCTACCGGATGCTGCGTGCCGACGATGCTGTGACCTTCCTGCTGCCGCAGCACCCACTCTATCCGCTCTCCCGACTCCATGTGCCCGTCTTTCTGCATCAGTATCCGGACCAGCGGGTGGCCGCGTTCACGGTGCGCGCCCGAGTCAAGGCTGGCCTAAGAATACTGGGCGCCACCGCCTCCACAGATCAGTGGAGTGTGTCCGTGGAGAAGGAGAATCCCAAGCATACCACCGCCCGGGTGACCGCCTTCCGCAAGGAGCAAGAATCCAGTCTGGAGTCTTCGATGTCGGGCGGAAACTTCACCGGCGAAGTTCTGGAAATATTCTCATGGCTCCTGGAAGTGGCCGAAGATCCCAATGATATCGTGGACGGAGGAAAGATCGTGTGGTCGGTGACCCACGTGTTCGACACGCCGAAGGATAAGGACTCGAGCGAACTGGTGGCGCCCGATGATACCAAGAAGCGACTAATCGCCAAGCTGGAAATCAACAAGGACGACATCCAGGCGGTGCTGCCGATGGCCAAGATCTGGGAGGTTATGAACACGGCTGTGCTGACCGGCAGGCAAGTGGCCCAGGCCATGAAGGTGTTTATTGTCTCGCAGGCGGGCAAGGTGGCCGATGTCACGCTCCAGAGTTCCTGTCACGCCGAAGACGAGAGTGTCATCAAG GTTTCATCGTCCTGCAGCTCGGTGTATGTGGACGGTTCGGAGCAGCGTGGCTCCTCAAATGCCTCCGTTATTGTCAAGTATGGCACCTATGTGGGCGTGGCCAAGTTTATTGTATGGATGCCGGAGTTCCCACTAGAGGTTTACATATCGGACTTCCGCCTCTCCCAGATCAAGGGCTGGAAAGTAACCGACGACAATCACTATCT aCACAACAAACAGTCGCGTCGCAGGAAGAAGAGATCCTACGTTTGGGGCCAGCACGGCACCAACTACTACAGCAATCTGGGAGCGGATAAGACTGTGTGCCGGGCCCGATATCAGCAGAGTCCGGTGGAGGTCTATGCCAAGTTTTTGGCCGTAGATCAG AACTCTGGACGCACCAGCTACTTTATCTCGCGACGAACGGGCTTAAGGGTTACGGATCTTGTGCAGCCACTACTTCGGGTGGCCGATCCCAAGATTGCTTCGCTAAAGGGTCGCATCCTGCAGGGCAAGTCAATGGGTCGCACCGATGTCCAGGTGCTGTCGCCCATCACTGGTCGCGTCATCGGCACCAAGGAGATCCGCGTGGGCAGCGACAAGGTCAACCTCTCGAAGCTAATCGTGCGCGTCATATCCGGATTGCAGCTCACCATCAGTCCGGACAACACCATCGAGAATGGTTATCTGGCCGAGACTTCGGTCACCCACAAGCTGACGGCCCAGTACCAGGAGGGATTGCTGGACATCGATCTGGAGTTCACCGATGGCTCCAAGACGCCGTTGCG GGACATTGCTGTGGAAGACTACTTCCTGTTGGTTGAGAGTCTGGACACGGAGGTGGTGGCATTTGCCCCCATGCTGGCATCCCATCATCCGCGTGTCATCGCCGTCGGCGAGGGCAACGGTAACCTTTTGAGGGTCACGTTGCTGCTCTCCGAGGAGTGCCGGCAGCGTCGCAGCACCCTGAGCAGCACCAAGCAGAACAAGTCGAATGCCGCGCCACTGGCCAGCGCCCTGGCCTCGATCGAGGTGGACTTCAACAACGTGGACATTGTCAGCAAGCAGGAGGCCATCCAGAACGATGGCACCGCCAACCGGGAGCAAAAGAAATACCGCCAGAGTGGCGACTTGGCTGATATAATTG TTGGTATTCCGCTGCGAGACTCCAGCCAACAGTACGAGCCCACTGTCCAGGCACGCCAGCATCGCGGCAGCATCCAGGCGGTTCATAAGAACCATCATGGCGTCAAGGGCGGCGCCGGTACCGGCACCATGTCCTCCATGGAGCTGGGCATGTACGTACTGCTGACGGCCTTCTGCTTCGCCATCATTGTGTTTGTCATCTCGTGTGTGGTCTACGCCTCCAAATTCCGGCCGGCAATGATCGAGTCTGGCCTGGATCCACTGTCGGTTGGGAAGGGTaatggtggtgctggtggcgGATCGGGCGGCTTCCGGGATGTCCGCCTCAAGGAGTCGACAACAAATGCCCATGACTGGGTGTGGCTGGGCCGCTCCACCATCGATCGCCAGTCCATGGTGGCCGAATCCAATACGCACTTGAATGCCAGGG ATTCTCGCATGCGCATCACCAGCAATCCCATTGTCAACTACGACAATGGTCGGCGGGTGAGCTCGTTCGACCAGCAGCCCAAGCTTCAGACCCACATTGTCCCAGCCTCGAACCTGAACAAGCAACACGCCGACCA TTACATGTCCAACGAGCGCAAGGACAATGCCTTGGATTACAAGCCCCCGGTGCCGCCGCACAGGAATGTGGGAGCTCGAGCCTGTCTGCCGATTCAGCCTGTCCATGGCTCTGGTTCCGTAAAG GACATGCCGAATAAGCGGCACAGCCAGCTGTATAAGCGCGATCACTTGCCGGGCAACGATACCAATGCCAACCAGCCGTCCCATCAGATAGTTCAGTCCAATGGCCATCCCCAGCAGCATCAACGAAGTCACAGTCATAGTCACAACTTCAGCCAGGAGCCGATCATCAAGGCGGCTCACAACAAAAtcaagcaacagcaacaacagcagcagcaacaccagcaacagcaacacgaGGAACTGCACAATGCCGAGAAGCTGGTGGAGTACACGAATCCCCATCAGAAGAATGCATTTCAGTTTGATTCGCTGACACCAAAGAGAGTAACCAAAGGAGCCGCGTCATCGCCAGCAACGCCGCCCACAGCCATCGTTCAGGGCAAAATCAAAG AACCATAG
- the dtn gene encoding transmembrane protein 132E isoform X1, which translates to MMRFCLIIATLVSIAYSVEVHFEAPDSGFFLKHARQPPVTPEIANVQSTSSAVPPLRQRSSYDSVLSLDRFTVVETTQPVSIRASYGPFSTKQTVPARYIVPDTMDNQAGDYMTNSTATLLELQQPNMHLDISAHLVRTSVSQDAPVLRVLFHAGADPGGHLQRQKVCVLLHVAMGSEQPLKGRCMPEGEDGVCVAEVVVPLGWWPSLPPPNQDGTGPTPPKVPQRYAQVSYSVFEPPLRNPEQCEPKVQIQPLTTFAQVPLLPARTPYRMLRADDAVTFLLPQHPLYPLSRLHVPVFLHQYPDQRVAAFTVRARVKAGLRILGATASTDQWSVSVEKENPKHTTARVTAFRKEQESSLESSMSGGNFTGEVLEIFSWLLEVAEDPNDIVDGGKIVWSVTHVFDTPKDKDSSELVAPDDTKKRLIAKLEINKDDIQAVLPMAKIWEVMNTAVLTGRQVAQAMKVFIVSQAGKVADVTLQSSCHAEDESVIKVSSSCSSVYVDGSEQRGSSNASVIVKYGTYVGVAKFIVWMPEFPLEVYISDFRLSQIKGWKVTDDNHYLHNKQSRRRKKRSYVWGQHGTNYYSNLGADKTVCRARYQQSPVEVYAKFLAVDQNSGRTSYFISRRTGLRVTDLVQPLLRVADPKIASLKGRILQGKSMGRTDVQVLSPITGRVIGTKEIRVGSDKVNLSKLIVRVISGLQLTISPDNTIENGYLAETSVTHKLTAQYQEGLLDIDLEFTDGSKTPLRDIAVEDYFLLVESLDTEVVAFAPMLASHHPRVIAVGEGNGNLLRVTLLLSEECRQRRSTLSSTKQNKSNAAPLASALASIEVDFNNVDIVSKQEAIQNDGTANREQKKYRQSGDLADIIVGIPLRDSSQQYEPTVQARQHRGSIQAVHKNHHGVKGGAGTGTMSSMELGMYVLLTAFCFAIIVFVISCVVYASKFRPAMIESGLDPLSVGKGNGGAGGGSGGFRDVRLKESTTNAHDWVWLGRSTIDRQSMVAESNTHLNARDSRMRITSNPIVNYDNGRRVSSFDQQPKLQTHIVPASNLNKQHADHYMSNERKDNALDYKPPVPPHRNVGARACLPIQPVHGSGSVKDMPNKRHSQLYKRDHLPGNDTNANQPSHQIVQSNGHPQQHQRSHSHSHNFSQEPIIKAAHNKIKQQQQQQQQHQQQQHEELHNAEKLVEYTNPHQKNAFQFDSLTPKRVTKGAASSPATPPTAIVQGKIKENHSMANSTGDAVNSNGTDEIMRLPSSAVSQEPTTKSSRVKRATVVGNPMFSATVDESVANGERLGLDDLDMDYEQIMHYFDNLKESNA; encoded by the exons ATGATGAGGTTCTGCCTGATAATTGCGACACTAGTGTCGATTGCAT ACTCTGTGGAGGTACACTTCGAGGCACCCGACAGCGGCTTCTTCCTCAAGCACGCCCGCCAACCACCTGTGACGCCGGAGATCGCCAATGTGCAGTCCACATCCTCGGCAGTGCCGCCACTACGGCAACGATCCTCCTACGACTCCGTTTTGTCCCTGGACCGCTTCACCGTGGTGGAGACCACGCAACCGGTGTCCATACGCGCCAGCTATGGCCCCTTCTCCACCAAGCAGACAGTGCCAGCCCGCTACATTGTGCCGGACACGATGGATAACCAGGCGGGCGACTACATGACC AACTCGACGGCCACTCTGCTGGAGCTGCAACAGCCCAACATGCATCTGGATATCTCCGCTCATCTGGTGCGCACCAGTGTCTCGCAGGATGCGCCCGTTCTCCGGGTGCTCTTCCATGCTGGCGCCGATCCTGGCGGTCACCTGCAGCGACAAAAGGTTTGCGTTCTCCTGCACGTAGCCATGGGCTCGGAACAGCCGCTGAAGGGACGTTGTATGCCCGAGGGCGAGGACGGAGTGTGCGTGGCCGAAGTTGTGGTGCCCCTTGGCTGGTGGCCATCGCTGCCGCCTCCCAATCAGGACGGTACAGGTCCGACGCCGCCCAAGGTGCCGCAGCGCTATGCCCAGGTGTCGTATAGCGTTTTCGAGCCACCACTAAGGAATCCCGAGCAGTGCGAGCCCAAAGTCCAGATCCAGCCACTGACCACGTTCGCCCAGGTGCCCTTGCTCCCAGCCCGCACTCCCTACCGGATGCTGCGTGCCGACGATGCTGTGACCTTCCTGCTGCCGCAGCACCCACTCTATCCGCTCTCCCGACTCCATGTGCCCGTCTTTCTGCATCAGTATCCGGACCAGCGGGTGGCCGCGTTCACGGTGCGCGCCCGAGTCAAGGCTGGCCTAAGAATACTGGGCGCCACCGCCTCCACAGATCAGTGGAGTGTGTCCGTGGAGAAGGAGAATCCCAAGCATACCACCGCCCGGGTGACCGCCTTCCGCAAGGAGCAAGAATCCAGTCTGGAGTCTTCGATGTCGGGCGGAAACTTCACCGGCGAAGTTCTGGAAATATTCTCATGGCTCCTGGAAGTGGCCGAAGATCCCAATGATATCGTGGACGGAGGAAAGATCGTGTGGTCGGTGACCCACGTGTTCGACACGCCGAAGGATAAGGACTCGAGCGAACTGGTGGCGCCCGATGATACCAAGAAGCGACTAATCGCCAAGCTGGAAATCAACAAGGACGACATCCAGGCGGTGCTGCCGATGGCCAAGATCTGGGAGGTTATGAACACGGCTGTGCTGACCGGCAGGCAAGTGGCCCAGGCCATGAAGGTGTTTATTGTCTCGCAGGCGGGCAAGGTGGCCGATGTCACGCTCCAGAGTTCCTGTCACGCCGAAGACGAGAGTGTCATCAAG GTTTCATCGTCCTGCAGCTCGGTGTATGTGGACGGTTCGGAGCAGCGTGGCTCCTCAAATGCCTCCGTTATTGTCAAGTATGGCACCTATGTGGGCGTGGCCAAGTTTATTGTATGGATGCCGGAGTTCCCACTAGAGGTTTACATATCGGACTTCCGCCTCTCCCAGATCAAGGGCTGGAAAGTAACCGACGACAATCACTATCT aCACAACAAACAGTCGCGTCGCAGGAAGAAGAGATCCTACGTTTGGGGCCAGCACGGCACCAACTACTACAGCAATCTGGGAGCGGATAAGACTGTGTGCCGGGCCCGATATCAGCAGAGTCCGGTGGAGGTCTATGCCAAGTTTTTGGCCGTAGATCAG AACTCTGGACGCACCAGCTACTTTATCTCGCGACGAACGGGCTTAAGGGTTACGGATCTTGTGCAGCCACTACTTCGGGTGGCCGATCCCAAGATTGCTTCGCTAAAGGGTCGCATCCTGCAGGGCAAGTCAATGGGTCGCACCGATGTCCAGGTGCTGTCGCCCATCACTGGTCGCGTCATCGGCACCAAGGAGATCCGCGTGGGCAGCGACAAGGTCAACCTCTCGAAGCTAATCGTGCGCGTCATATCCGGATTGCAGCTCACCATCAGTCCGGACAACACCATCGAGAATGGTTATCTGGCCGAGACTTCGGTCACCCACAAGCTGACGGCCCAGTACCAGGAGGGATTGCTGGACATCGATCTGGAGTTCACCGATGGCTCCAAGACGCCGTTGCG GGACATTGCTGTGGAAGACTACTTCCTGTTGGTTGAGAGTCTGGACACGGAGGTGGTGGCATTTGCCCCCATGCTGGCATCCCATCATCCGCGTGTCATCGCCGTCGGCGAGGGCAACGGTAACCTTTTGAGGGTCACGTTGCTGCTCTCCGAGGAGTGCCGGCAGCGTCGCAGCACCCTGAGCAGCACCAAGCAGAACAAGTCGAATGCCGCGCCACTGGCCAGCGCCCTGGCCTCGATCGAGGTGGACTTCAACAACGTGGACATTGTCAGCAAGCAGGAGGCCATCCAGAACGATGGCACCGCCAACCGGGAGCAAAAGAAATACCGCCAGAGTGGCGACTTGGCTGATATAATTG TTGGTATTCCGCTGCGAGACTCCAGCCAACAGTACGAGCCCACTGTCCAGGCACGCCAGCATCGCGGCAGCATCCAGGCGGTTCATAAGAACCATCATGGCGTCAAGGGCGGCGCCGGTACCGGCACCATGTCCTCCATGGAGCTGGGCATGTACGTACTGCTGACGGCCTTCTGCTTCGCCATCATTGTGTTTGTCATCTCGTGTGTGGTCTACGCCTCCAAATTCCGGCCGGCAATGATCGAGTCTGGCCTGGATCCACTGTCGGTTGGGAAGGGTaatggtggtgctggtggcgGATCGGGCGGCTTCCGGGATGTCCGCCTCAAGGAGTCGACAACAAATGCCCATGACTGGGTGTGGCTGGGCCGCTCCACCATCGATCGCCAGTCCATGGTGGCCGAATCCAATACGCACTTGAATGCCAGGG ATTCTCGCATGCGCATCACCAGCAATCCCATTGTCAACTACGACAATGGTCGGCGGGTGAGCTCGTTCGACCAGCAGCCCAAGCTTCAGACCCACATTGTCCCAGCCTCGAACCTGAACAAGCAACACGCCGACCA TTACATGTCCAACGAGCGCAAGGACAATGCCTTGGATTACAAGCCCCCGGTGCCGCCGCACAGGAATGTGGGAGCTCGAGCCTGTCTGCCGATTCAGCCTGTCCATGGCTCTGGTTCCGTAAAG GACATGCCGAATAAGCGGCACAGCCAGCTGTATAAGCGCGATCACTTGCCGGGCAACGATACCAATGCCAACCAGCCGTCCCATCAGATAGTTCAGTCCAATGGCCATCCCCAGCAGCATCAACGAAGTCACAGTCATAGTCACAACTTCAGCCAGGAGCCGATCATCAAGGCGGCTCACAACAAAAtcaagcaacagcaacaacagcagcagcaacaccagcaacagcaacacgaGGAACTGCACAATGCCGAGAAGCTGGTGGAGTACACGAATCCCCATCAGAAGAATGCATTTCAGTTTGATTCGCTGACACCAAAGAGAGTAACCAAAGGAGCCGCGTCATCGCCAGCAACGCCGCCCACAGCCATCGTTCAGGGCAAAATCAAAG AGAACCATAGCATGGCGAATAGCACTGGGGATGCTGTGAACTCTAATGGCACGGATGAGATCATGCGGCTACCGTCCAGCGCTGTTAGCCAGGAGCCCACCACGAAATCGTCGCGTGTCAAGCGCGCCACCGTGGTGGGCAATCCAATGTTCTCGGCCACTGTGGACGAGTCGGTCGCCAATGGCGAGCGTCTGGGTCTGGACGATCTCGATATGGACTACGAGCAGATTATGCATTATTTTGACAACCTAAAG GAGTCAAATGCCTGA